Proteins encoded by one window of Lathyrus oleraceus cultivar Zhongwan6 chromosome 1, CAAS_Psat_ZW6_1.0, whole genome shotgun sequence:
- the LOC127135725 gene encoding auxin-binding protein ABP19a produces the protein MKMILTISFFIFSLLSLSHASVVDFCVADYNAPNGPAGYSCKTPKKVTVDDFVFHGLATGGNTTNIIKAAVTPAFDAQFPGVNGLDISIARLDLAGGGVIPLHTHPGASEILVVVQGTICAGFVSSDNVVYLETLYKGDVMVFPQGLLHFQINSGGSNALAFVSFSSANPGLQILDFALFKSDFPTELITQTTFLDAVVVKKLKGVLGGSG, from the coding sequence ATGAAGATGATTCTAACTATCTCCTTCTTCATTTTCTCCCTTCTTTCCCTCTCTCATGCATCAGTAGTAGATTTCTGCGTAGCAGATTACAATGCACCAAACGGCCCCGCCGGATATTCATGCAAAACACCCAAAAAAGTAACCGTGGACGACTTCGTCTTCCACGGCTTAGCCACAGGTGGAAACACCACAAACATTATCAAAGCCGCTGTCACACCTGCATTCGACGCGCAATTTCCCGGCGTAAATGGACTTGATATTTCAATCGCGCGATTAGATTTAGCTGGAGGTGGAGTTATTCCACTTCACACTCACCCTGGTGCGTCGGAGATATTGGTTGTTGTTCAAGGAACAATCTGTGCTGGTTTTGTTTCATCCGACAATGTTGTTTACCTTGAAACACTTTACAAAGGTGATGTTATGGTTTTTCCACAAGGGTTGTTGCATTTCCAAATTAATAGTGGTGGTTCTAATGCACTTGCTTTTGTTAGCTTTAGTAGTGCTAATCCTGGTTTACAGATATTGGATTTCGCTTTGTTTAAAAGCGATTTTCCTACTGAGCTGATTACTCAAACTACTTTCCTTGACGCGGTTGTGGTGAAGAAGCTGAAGGGTGTTCTTGGAGGTAGTGGTTAA